From the genome of uncultured Bacteroides sp.:
TTGAATTTGCTGTTTCAACGCCATCAATTAAAGGAGTTACGGTATAAGTACAACTACTGGTTGAGGCTATTGTATCTACATAACAAGTCTTATTTGCTATTGGTGCCTTATTGACTTTTGCTCCATTCCGGTATATATTGAAGGTAGAACCAATGGGGTCGGAGGAAAGATAACGCCAACAAACAAATACGTTTTCACTGTTTTTACGCACTGCCACCACTCCGCGACCTAATTTTTCCCTTTTCATCTGGCTGAAATTGTAATTAGTCTGAGCTATTGATTGGAAGGGAATTCCAAATAAAGTGAATAATAATAAAAGTGTAAGGATGTTCTTTTTCATAGTAGTATATAAAGTATAGATTCTGTTTCTATTTATTATGTGTACAAAGGTTATTCTTTGCATTGAAAATAAGGATATTATTTTGTTCAAATGCATGGAAAAATTGTTTGATTAGCACATAAATTCAATATAAATAGATAATAATTATTCTTTATACTACAAAGAATTGAAAGAAGATGCGTTTGACTTAGAAGAGTGCGGTATAAAAAGACAAAGAACAATCCAGATACTATTTATTTGTTAAAATAGCATCTGGATTGTTCTTTATTTGTGGATTACCAAGGGAATGAATACCTGTAATTGTATATTCTGAATTTACATAGGATGATTGAGTGATCTTCCACAAAGAAATGCGGCAAAATCTTTTTTGTAAGTGTCACTGATTGGTATGTATGTTTTGCCAAAAACGATACGGTTACGATCAATTACTTTAATTTTTTCTATCTGTACAATATACGAACGATGTACCCGCATAAAGCGTCCTGATGGAAGAAGTTCCTCCATAGACTTCATACTCATCAGAGAGAGTATTGGTTTCGGCTCATCTTCTGTATAAATCTTTATGTAATCTTTTAATCCTTCTATATAAAGAATATGTGCCAGTTTAATCTGAATCAGCTTATAATCGCTTTTTACAAAGATGCTGTCTATTTCTTCTTTTTCAGGAGCTGTAGTTGGTGTTACAGGTGCAACATTGTCAACAGGCTCTGCAACAAGAGGAGAGGGGCGACGAACAATCTCGAACCAGCGCAGTGCTTTATTGGCTGCTTGCAGAAAGTCAAGATAACTAATAGGCTTTAGCAGATAGTCGAGAGCGTTTACTTTATAACTATCTAAAGCATACTGATTAAAAGCAGTGGTAAATATGATGCGAGTTTTTTCAGGAACCATTTTAGAGAAGTCGAGTCCGTTGAGTCCGGGCATCTGAATATCCAGGAACAGAAGATCAACATCATTGCTTTGAAGTTCATGCATCGCTTGTAACGCTCCTAGATACTTACCTGTAAGCTTTAAAAATGGAGTTTTGAGCACGTAGCTTTCCAAAAGATCTAAAGCTAAAGGTTCATCGTCAATAATACAACAATTCAGAATCATAGTTTAGTTTATTTAGTCGTTATATTCTCACTATTACTTATTACTAAATGAGAGG
Proteins encoded in this window:
- a CDS encoding LytTR family DNA-binding domain-containing protein — encoded protein: MILNCCIIDDEPLALDLLESYVLKTPFLKLTGKYLGALQAMHELQSNDVDLLFLDIQMPGLNGLDFSKMVPEKTRIIFTTAFNQYALDSYKVNALDYLLKPISYLDFLQAANKALRWFEIVRRPSPLVAEPVDNVAPVTPTTAPEKEEIDSIFVKSDYKLIQIKLAHILYIEGLKDYIKIYTEDEPKPILSLMSMKSMEELLPSGRFMRVHRSYIVQIEKIKVIDRNRIVFGKTYIPISDTYKKDFAAFLCGRSLNHPM